In one window of Desulfonatronospira thiodismutans ASO3-1 DNA:
- a CDS encoding Lon protease family protein, with translation MTRKFQVPASRLSIKLSPSRIGFSHTGRAAARRDKKHVFQQRAFDALELTLAIKRSGYNAYLSGEKGLGRNRFILDFLRPRAGKMPAPGDLVYVNNLQDPDQPLAITLPPGSARDLRREMQAAIKKIRESIPAGFEQDFYIRKHGDLIKEYNETRENLLSRMEHKAHKSGFSLSVDENGSLTLYPLVEGRAMDPEEFEKLESEVRKDLMQQSNRIMEALLGLSRQISRKEQDLKDNERRLDREVAGGRIDTCLKKIRQKFPDNQKLMDYLESLKQDLLDNIDQFKPRDQSSESSQEVQVGGPDACLSRYGVNIFVEHCRNGGAPVLVEDNPNYFNLLGCIERETEMGAYYTDFTLIKPGSLHKANGGFLIIRAEDILAQPQAWEGLLRCLRSGRAEIEDPADQYEMVRTRTIRPEPIDLDIKIILLGSDELYEILLEADERFGKLFKVKAHLRESIPRTEESIRNQSMDLAEIAVSNSLMPFDREAVAALVDQSSRIAGDQQKLSLKYSHLADLMVEADAYARMHGADRVNADSVCQALKSRKYRLSLYEDEFMSEYEREAIKVQTQGSAVGRANGLSISMYGDYILALPHQISCTTGVGHGGIMDLEREAELGGPIHTKGMMIIKGYLQNLFAQEKPLVLSGSLCFEQNYAQIDGDSASGAELAALLSALSNIPINLSYAFTGAISQSGAVMAVGEVTRKIEGYFELCRRKGLTGGQGVIIPRDNLTHLMLSREVIQAVKDNMFQVYAVTCIEEAMEILTGTRAGKKLADGKYSPGSIYRLADERLQHLAHLADKQVPGKRKKK, from the coding sequence ATGACCAGAAAATTTCAGGTGCCCGCATCCAGGCTGAGCATCAAACTTTCCCCGTCCAGGATCGGATTCAGTCATACCGGAAGGGCCGCTGCCCGCCGAGATAAAAAACATGTTTTTCAGCAAAGGGCCTTTGATGCCCTGGAGCTGACCCTGGCCATCAAGCGCTCAGGCTACAACGCCTATCTTTCCGGAGAAAAAGGCCTGGGCCGCAACCGTTTTATACTGGACTTTCTCCGTCCCAGGGCAGGGAAAATGCCTGCTCCAGGGGACCTGGTATACGTCAACAATCTCCAGGATCCCGATCAGCCCCTGGCCATCACCCTGCCTCCCGGAAGCGCCAGGGATCTTCGCCGGGAAATGCAGGCGGCAATAAAAAAGATCCGGGAATCCATTCCTGCCGGATTTGAACAGGATTTCTACATCCGAAAGCACGGCGACCTCATCAAGGAATATAATGAAACCCGGGAAAATCTGCTTTCCCGCATGGAACACAAGGCCCACAAAAGCGGCTTCAGCCTGAGTGTCGACGAAAACGGCTCTTTGACCCTTTATCCCTTAGTGGAAGGCAGGGCCATGGACCCGGAAGAGTTTGAGAAGCTGGAATCAGAGGTGAGAAAGGACCTCATGCAGCAGAGCAACCGCATCATGGAAGCTCTGCTCGGGCTTTCCAGGCAGATAAGCAGAAAAGAACAGGACCTCAAGGATAACGAGCGCAGGCTGGACCGTGAAGTGGCTGGAGGCAGAATAGACACCTGCCTGAAAAAAATCCGCCAGAAATTCCCGGACAACCAGAAACTCATGGATTACTTAGAAAGTCTGAAGCAGGACCTGCTGGACAATATCGATCAGTTTAAACCCAGGGACCAGTCCTCGGAAAGCTCCCAGGAGGTGCAGGTGGGAGGCCCGGATGCCTGCCTGTCCCGTTACGGCGTCAACATATTCGTGGAACACTGCCGCAACGGGGGCGCCCCGGTTCTGGTGGAGGACAATCCCAACTATTTCAACCTGCTGGGCTGTATAGAGCGTGAGACCGAGATGGGCGCCTACTATACCGACTTCACCCTGATCAAGCCCGGCAGCCTGCACAAGGCCAACGGCGGATTCCTGATAATCCGGGCCGAGGACATTCTCGCCCAGCCCCAGGCCTGGGAAGGCCTTTTGCGCTGCCTGCGCTCCGGCAGGGCTGAAATAGAGGACCCGGCTGATCAGTACGAAATGGTACGCACCCGGACCATCCGGCCGGAACCCATTGACCTGGACATCAAGATAATTCTTCTGGGATCGGATGAACTGTATGAAATTCTGTTAGAAGCAGATGAAAGGTTCGGCAAGCTTTTCAAGGTCAAGGCCCATCTCAGGGAAAGCATTCCCCGCACTGAAGAATCCATCCGAAACCAGAGCATGGACCTGGCGGAAATAGCCGTGAGCAACTCTCTTATGCCCTTTGACCGGGAGGCGGTGGCCGCCCTGGTGGATCAGTCCTCGCGCATTGCAGGGGATCAGCAGAAGCTGTCCCTCAAGTATTCGCATCTTGCCGACCTCATGGTGGAGGCGGACGCTTATGCCCGTATGCATGGCGCTGACAGGGTGAACGCAGACTCGGTATGCCAGGCCCTCAAGTCGCGCAAGTATCGCCTGAGCCTCTACGAAGACGAATTCATGTCCGAATACGAGCGCGAAGCCATAAAAGTGCAGACCCAGGGCAGCGCAGTGGGCAGGGCCAACGGCTTGTCCATAAGCATGTACGGAGATTATATCCTGGCCCTGCCTCATCAGATATCCTGCACCACAGGGGTAGGGCACGGCGGCATAATGGACCTGGAACGCGAGGCCGAACTGGGCGGTCCCATTCACACCAAGGGTATGATGATCATCAAGGGCTACCTGCAGAACCTTTTCGCCCAGGAAAAGCCCCTGGTACTTTCCGGGAGCCTGTGCTTCGAGCAGAACTACGCCCAGATAGACGGAGACTCGGCCTCCGGGGCGGAACTGGCCGCCCTGCTCTCAGCCCTGTCCAACATACCCATCAACCTGTCATACGCTTTTACCGGGGCCATCAGCCAGTCCGGGGCCGTCATGGCGGTGGGCGAGGTCACCCGCAAGATCGAGGGGTATTTCGAGCTTTGCAGGCGAAAGGGCCTTACCGGCGGGCAGGGGGTGATCATCCCCAGGGACAACCTGACCCATCTGATGCTCAGCAGGGAAGTCATTCAGGCGGTAAAGGACAATATGTTCCAGGTATACGCAGTCACCTGCATAGAAGAAGCCATGGAAATCCTCACCGGGACCAGGGCCGGGAAAAAACTGGCCGACGGAAAATACTCCCCCGGTTCCATATACCGCCTGGCTGACGAACGCCTGCAGCACCTGGCCCACCTGGCCGACAAGCAGGTGCCGGGGAAGAGGAAGAAGAAATAA
- a CDS encoding MBL fold metallo-hydrolase — protein sequence MSMQAVFCGVGEAFDENLPNTSILVQVKEDKNSRSALLDCGFTAASAFWGCSDDPLDLDAIWISHLHGDHFLGLPQLLLRFSEHARIKPLQISGVCGASSAVKQAMELAYPGKWDRLGFEIEFTEASSRDTFQLAGMQARAVPMEHPVPSLGIKLHAENRSLFYTGDGRLEKSFWPVLDGCDLAICEAFALEGDMPGHSSVSRVLSMAGLAGVRQTALVHMQRDERATHKDSLQKYFDQAQVTGFMPEPGDRVEL from the coding sequence ATGAGCATGCAGGCAGTATTTTGCGGAGTGGGTGAGGCTTTCGACGAAAACCTGCCCAACACCAGCATCCTGGTCCAGGTAAAGGAAGATAAGAACAGCCGGTCAGCCCTTCTGGACTGCGGCTTTACCGCCGCATCCGCCTTCTGGGGTTGCAGCGATGATCCTCTGGATCTGGACGCTATATGGATATCGCATCTGCACGGGGATCACTTTCTGGGTCTGCCCCAGCTCCTGCTGCGTTTCAGCGAGCACGCCAGGATAAAACCTTTGCAGATAAGCGGGGTGTGCGGCGCATCCTCGGCAGTAAAACAGGCCATGGAGCTTGCCTATCCAGGCAAGTGGGATCGCCTGGGTTTTGAGATCGAATTTACAGAGGCTTCTTCACGGGATACTTTTCAGCTGGCGGGCATGCAGGCCCGGGCCGTGCCCATGGAGCACCCGGTTCCAAGCCTGGGAATAAAGCTTCATGCAGAGAACAGGAGCTTGTTTTATACAGGAGACGGCCGGCTGGAAAAAAGCTTCTGGCCTGTGCTTGACGGATGCGATCTGGCCATATGCGAGGCCTTCGCCCTGGAGGGGGACATGCCCGGTCACAGCAGCGTGTCCCGGGTGTTATCCATGGCCGGCCTGGCAGGGGTCAGGCAGACAGCCCTGGTGCATATGCAGCGTGATGAGCGTGCAACGCATAAAGATAGTCTGCAGAAGTATTTTGATCAGGCTCAAGTGACAGGATTTATGCCTGAGCCGGGAGACAGGGTCGAGCTGTAA
- a CDS encoding redox-sensing transcriptional repressor Rex, whose translation MQQLKFERIPRATISRLAVYVQELEVMEQQGIKVISSEKLAQLCGVNPSQIRKDLAYFGEFGVRGVGYYVHELREAIRQSLGLDRTWNVVLVGVGNLGRALLRHNLLRKRGFVIVAAFDCDPFKIGEEIAGLEVNCTSKLPKSTRDMNVEIGVITTPPERAQRAANYLMEGGIKGIVNFAPSRITTPENISVEYVDFIHHMFSVAFNITQNQSKGLL comes from the coding sequence ATGCAGCAGTTAAAGTTCGAACGTATCCCCCGGGCCACCATTTCCAGGCTGGCAGTTTATGTACAGGAACTGGAGGTCATGGAACAGCAGGGCATCAAGGTGATTTCTTCGGAAAAGCTGGCCCAGCTCTGCGGGGTCAACCCGTCCCAGATACGCAAGGACCTGGCTTATTTCGGTGAATTCGGCGTCCGTGGTGTCGGATATTATGTTCATGAGCTTCGCGAGGCCATCAGGCAGAGTCTCGGCCTGGACCGGACCTGGAACGTTGTCCTGGTGGGCGTGGGCAACCTGGGAAGGGCGCTTCTGCGGCATAACCTTCTGCGCAAAAGAGGCTTTGTAATCGTGGCCGCTTTTGACTGTGATCCCTTTAAAATCGGCGAGGAGATAGCCGGCCTGGAGGTCAACTGTACCAGCAAGCTGCCCAAAAGCACCAGGGATATGAACGTTGAGATAGGGGTCATCACCACGCCGCCTGAAAGAGCCCAGCGTGCCGCAAACTATCTCATGGAAGGCGGCATCAAAGGTATCGTCAATTTCGCACCCTCGAGAATAACCACCCCGGAAAACATTTCAGTGGAATATGTAGATTTTATACACCATATGTTTTCCGTGGCCTTCAATATTACCCAGAATCAAAGTAAAGGCCTTTTATAG
- the groES gene encoding co-chaperone GroES has protein sequence MNLKPLHDRVLVKRLEEEEVTKGGIIIPDTAKEKPIKGEVVAAGPGKTGDDGKNIPMTVKTGDKVLFNKYAGTEVKIDDVEHLVMREDDILAIIE, from the coding sequence ATGAACTTGAAGCCGTTGCATGATCGCGTACTGGTCAAACGCCTTGAAGAAGAGGAAGTGACCAAGGGAGGAATCATCATCCCGGACACAGCCAAGGAAAAGCCCATAAAGGGCGAAGTGGTGGCTGCAGGCCCCGGCAAGACCGGTGATGACGGCAAAAACATCCCCATGACCGTCAAGACCGGGGACAAAGTCCTTTTCAATAAGTATGCCGGCACAGAAGTCAAGATCGATGATGTAGAACATCTGGTCATGCGCGAAGACGACATCCTGGCAATTATCGAGTAA
- a CDS encoding AtpZ/AtpI family protein has protein sequence MIFRSNDKSRWGGEYWKASLLGIHLVTCTFVGLLIGYFLDKWLGTEPWLLLAFLIFGIAAGFKNMYMEVKKIQESEDKKEKGEDEHSG, from the coding sequence ATGATTTTCAGGTCCAATGACAAATCCCGCTGGGGGGGCGAATACTGGAAGGCCTCTCTTTTGGGCATTCACCTGGTCACCTGTACTTTTGTCGGGTTGCTGATAGGTTATTTCCTGGACAAGTGGCTGGGCACAGAGCCGTGGCTTCTGCTTGCCTTCCTCATTTTTGGGATTGCAGCCGGATTCAAGAACATGTATATGGAGGTGAAAAAGATACAGGAGTCCGAGGACAAAAAGGAAAAGGGCGAAGATGAACACTCTGGTTGA
- the groL gene encoding chaperonin GroEL (60 kDa chaperone family; promotes refolding of misfolded polypeptides especially under stressful conditions; forms two stacked rings of heptamers to form a barrel-shaped 14mer; ends can be capped by GroES; misfolded proteins enter the barrel where they are refolded when GroES binds), producing the protein MSAKQVLFDVKAREKLQKGMDQLARAVKVTLGPKGRNVVIEKSFGAPTITKDGVTVAKEIELEDKFENMGAQMVKEVASKTSDVAGDGTTTATVLAQAIFNEGIKLVAAGRNPMAIKRGVEKAVESVVKELENITKPTRDQKEIAQVGTISANSDPTIGNIIAEAMNKVGKEGVITVEEAKGLETTLDVVEGMQFDRGYLSPYFVTDAEKMVSEMDDPMILICEKKISAMKDLLPVLEQVAKMSKPLVIIAEDIEGEALATLVVNKLRGTLQVTAVKAPGFGERRKAMLQDIAILTGGQVISEDVGFKLENATVNELGSAKRVVIDKENTTIVDGAGKAEDIKARVKQLRAEIDETTSDYDREKLQERLAKIVGGVAVINVGAATETEMKEKKARVEDALNATRAAVEEGIVPGGGVAYIRALPSLDSVKADDDDETSGVDIVRKAMVEPLRQICINAGFEGALIIEKVKDSKDGNGFNAATGQYEDLIAAGVIDPKKVTRIALQNASSVASLLMTTEAAIADKPEDKKEGGGAPAGMGGMGGMGGMGGMY; encoded by the coding sequence ATGTCTGCCAAGCAGGTACTGTTCGACGTTAAAGCAAGAGAAAAACTCCAGAAGGGCATGGACCAGCTGGCCAGGGCGGTCAAGGTCACCCTGGGACCCAAGGGCCGCAACGTGGTCATTGAAAAATCCTTCGGCGCCCCCACCATCACCAAGGACGGTGTAACCGTGGCCAAGGAGATAGAACTGGAAGACAAGTTCGAAAACATGGGCGCCCAGATGGTCAAGGAAGTCGCCTCCAAGACCAGCGATGTGGCTGGGGACGGCACCACCACAGCCACTGTACTGGCCCAGGCCATATTCAACGAGGGCATCAAGCTCGTAGCTGCCGGACGCAACCCCATGGCTATCAAACGCGGCGTTGAAAAGGCTGTGGAATCCGTTGTAAAAGAGCTGGAAAACATCACCAAACCCACCAGGGACCAGAAGGAAATCGCCCAGGTAGGCACTATTTCCGCCAACTCTGACCCCACCATCGGCAACATTATCGCCGAAGCCATGAACAAGGTGGGCAAGGAAGGCGTCATCACCGTAGAAGAGGCCAAGGGCCTGGAAACCACCTTAGACGTGGTGGAAGGCATGCAGTTCGACCGCGGCTACCTTTCCCCCTACTTTGTCACAGATGCTGAAAAAATGGTATCCGAGATGGACGACCCCATGATCCTCATCTGCGAGAAAAAGATCTCCGCCATGAAGGATCTCTTGCCCGTACTGGAGCAGGTGGCCAAAATGAGCAAGCCCCTGGTAATAATTGCTGAAGACATCGAAGGCGAAGCCCTGGCCACTCTGGTGGTAAACAAGCTGCGCGGCACCCTGCAGGTAACCGCAGTCAAGGCCCCCGGCTTCGGCGAGCGCCGCAAGGCCATGCTCCAGGATATCGCCATCCTCACCGGTGGCCAGGTAATCTCCGAGGACGTGGGATTCAAACTGGAAAACGCCACAGTCAATGAACTGGGCAGTGCCAAGCGTGTTGTCATTGACAAGGAAAACACAACAATAGTGGATGGTGCCGGAAAGGCCGAAGACATCAAGGCCAGGGTAAAACAGCTCCGGGCCGAGATTGATGAAACCACTTCCGACTATGACCGTGAAAAGCTGCAGGAGCGCCTGGCCAAGATCGTGGGCGGCGTGGCAGTCATCAATGTAGGCGCAGCCACTGAAACCGAAATGAAAGAAAAGAAAGCCAGGGTCGAAGACGCCCTCAACGCCACCCGGGCAGCTGTTGAAGAAGGCATCGTCCCCGGCGGAGGCGTGGCCTACATCCGTGCCCTGCCCTCCCTGGACAGTGTCAAGGCCGATGACGACGACGAGACTTCCGGCGTGGACATCGTACGCAAGGCCATGGTTGAGCCCTTGCGCCAGATCTGCATCAATGCCGGTTTTGAAGGTGCGCTCATCATTGAAAAGGTCAAGGACAGCAAGGACGGCAACGGCTTCAACGCCGCCACAGGCCAGTACGAAGACCTCATTGCAGCAGGCGTCATCGACCCCAAGAAGGTCACCCGCATCGCCCTGCAGAATGCTTCCTCTGTAGCCTCTCTACTCATGACCACAGAGGCGGCCATTGCTGATAAGCCCGAAGACAAGAAAGAAGGCGGAGGAGCCCCTGCCGGCATGGGCGGCATGGGCGGAATGGGAGGCATGGGCGGAATGTACTAA
- the atpE gene encoding ATP synthase F0 subunit C produces the protein MRKSLLIIFHTVFFVGLASVAFAGEVAPEVIGNIALATGLGMGIAAIGTGIGQGIGLKGACEGTARNPEAGGKITVTLLIGLAMIESLAIYALVINLILLFANPFI, from the coding sequence ATGCGCAAGTCTTTGTTGATCATCTTTCACACCGTTTTCTTTGTAGGCCTTGCCAGTGTCGCCTTTGCAGGTGAAGTCGCTCCCGAAGTCATCGGCAATATCGCTCTGGCCACCGGTCTGGGCATGGGCATTGCCGCCATCGGCACCGGCATTGGACAGGGTATCGGTCTTAAGGGTGCTTGTGAAGGTACAGCCCGCAACCCCGAAGCAGGCGGAAAGATTACTGTTACCCTGCTCATCGGCCTGGCCATGATCGAGTCCCTGGCAATTTATGCACTGGTTATCAACCTGATTCTGCTTTTTGCCAATCCTTTTATCTAA
- the atpB gene encoding F0F1 ATP synthase subunit A: MEDLYQWMFLREFFHALGLNIPQHVLYSWFFIVILVLVGWMATRRMTLVPKGVQNFFEFLIKAVEDFVVANMGEQGRRVFPVLFTLLIYIWVLNVSGLVPSIDAATANINTTACMALFVFVYYNYWGIRIHGAAYIKKFMGPYWWFAPVMLPIEIVSHLARPLSLALRLFGNIRAEEITIAVMFILAPILGSLPIFILFLLLKTMQAFVFFMLTMMYLKEAFEEAH, encoded by the coding sequence ATGGAAGACTTATACCAATGGATGTTTTTGAGAGAATTTTTCCATGCCCTGGGGCTGAACATCCCGCAACACGTCCTCTACTCCTGGTTTTTCATCGTAATTCTGGTCCTGGTGGGCTGGATGGCCACCCGCAGGATGACCCTTGTGCCTAAGGGAGTGCAGAACTTTTTCGAATTTCTCATCAAGGCTGTTGAGGATTTCGTAGTGGCCAACATGGGCGAGCAGGGCAGGAGGGTTTTTCCGGTACTTTTTACTCTGCTCATCTATATCTGGGTGCTCAACGTATCCGGTCTTGTACCAAGCATTGACGCGGCCACGGCCAACATCAACACTACCGCGTGCATGGCCCTTTTTGTTTTTGTCTACTACAACTACTGGGGCATCAGGATTCACGGGGCCGCTTACATTAAAAAGTTCATGGGACCCTACTGGTGGTTCGCCCCGGTAATGCTCCCCATTGAAATAGTCAGCCACCTGGCCCGGCCGCTTTCTCTGGCCCTGCGGCTATTCGGAAACATCAGGGCAGAGGAAATCACCATCGCCGTAATGTTTATCCTGGCTCCCATCCTGGGGTCTTTGCCCATCTTCATACTCTTTTTGCTGTTGAAGACTATGCAGGCCTTTGTGTTCTTCATGCTGACCATGATGTACCTCAAGGAGGCCTTTGAAGAGGCTCATTAA
- a CDS encoding ATP synthase subunit I: MNTLVENFLYKRGFVLPKVRFLVRNQFYLSILGLFVFIIFFPVPWIVGFGIGALLGSLNFYFMARLAQELVHIAKGAATPLLFSFYVRLILTGLVLYVAIVYWNANIFALLLGLSVILLNVLIFGITLVGQKFKEA, translated from the coding sequence ATGAACACTCTGGTTGAAAACTTTCTGTATAAAAGGGGCTTTGTTCTGCCCAAGGTGCGTTTTCTGGTGCGCAATCAGTTTTATCTCTCCATTCTGGGCCTTTTTGTTTTCATCATTTTTTTTCCTGTTCCGTGGATTGTGGGTTTCGGGATCGGGGCGCTTCTGGGAAGTCTCAATTTCTACTTTATGGCCCGGCTGGCCCAGGAGCTTGTACATATTGCCAAAGGGGCCGCCACCCCGCTTCTTTTCAGTTTCTATGTCCGGCTCATTCTGACCGGACTTGTTTTATATGTGGCCATAGTATACTGGAACGCCAACATTTTTGCTTTGCTCTTGGGTCTAAGCGTTATACTGCTAAACGTCTTAATTTTCGGCATTACCCTGGTGGGTCAAAAATTCAAGGAGGCTTAA
- the serS gene encoding serine--tRNA ligase, translating to MLDIKFVRKNPDLVAKSIKDRGAAQDLDDFLKLEQQRRELTQRVQDLKTRRNQASQEVALAKREGRDAAQAMEGLSELSDKIKELDGELKGLDRQVHEWLLSVPNIPAGDVPVGSDEDDNQVVRTWGEKPVMDFQPREHWDLGVELGGLDFEHAAKMTGSRFVMYVGWGARLERALINFMLDVQTGEHGYMETMPPMIVNRDSMTATGQLPKFADDLFKLENWEYYLIPTAEVPLTNIHRGEVLQEDQLPLAYTAFTGCFRSEAGSHGKDTRGIIRQHQFNKVELVRFAHPDDSFKQLELLLGHAEEILKRLGLHYRVVNLCTGDLGFGAAKTYDIEVWLPGQGKYREISSCSNFTDFQARRGDIRFKPAQEKKSRLVHTLNGSGLAVGRALVAIMENCQQKDGSIVIPEVLRPYTGGMDIIRKP from the coding sequence ATGCTGGATATAAAGTTTGTTCGCAAGAACCCGGACCTGGTGGCCAAAAGCATCAAAGACAGGGGCGCAGCCCAGGATCTGGATGATTTTTTAAAGCTGGAGCAGCAAAGAAGGGAGTTGACCCAGAGAGTTCAGGATCTCAAGACCAGGCGCAACCAGGCATCCCAGGAAGTGGCCCTGGCCAAGAGGGAGGGTCGCGATGCGGCCCAGGCCATGGAAGGTTTGTCCGAGCTTTCCGATAAAATCAAAGAGCTGGATGGGGAACTCAAGGGCCTGGACAGGCAGGTTCATGAGTGGCTTCTGAGTGTGCCCAATATTCCGGCCGGGGATGTGCCGGTGGGCAGCGACGAGGATGACAACCAGGTGGTCAGAACCTGGGGGGAAAAACCGGTCATGGATTTTCAGCCCCGGGAGCACTGGGACCTGGGTGTCGAGCTGGGGGGGCTGGATTTTGAGCATGCAGCCAAAATGACCGGGTCAAGGTTTGTCATGTACGTGGGATGGGGAGCGCGTCTGGAGCGGGCTCTTATAAATTTCATGCTGGATGTTCAGACCGGGGAGCATGGCTATATGGAGACCATGCCTCCCATGATCGTCAACCGCGACAGCATGACCGCCACCGGACAGCTGCCCAAGTTTGCAGACGACCTGTTCAAGCTGGAGAACTGGGAATATTACCTTATACCCACGGCCGAGGTTCCCCTGACCAACATACACAGGGGGGAAGTCCTGCAGGAGGATCAACTGCCTCTGGCCTATACGGCTTTTACCGGGTGTTTTCGCTCCGAGGCCGGATCTCACGGCAAAGATACCAGGGGTATCATCCGGCAGCACCAGTTCAACAAGGTGGAGTTAGTGCGCTTTGCCCATCCTGACGATTCTTTTAAGCAGCTGGAGCTTTTGCTGGGACATGCTGAAGAAATACTCAAGCGCCTGGGCCTTCACTACCGGGTGGTAAATCTCTGCACCGGAGATCTCGGATTCGGCGCAGCCAAGACCTATGATATAGAGGTCTGGCTACCGGGGCAGGGTAAATATCGTGAGATTTCCTCGTGCTCCAATTTTACGGATTTTCAGGCCAGGCGGGGTGATATAAGGTTCAAGCCGGCCCAGGAAAAGAAAAGCCGCCTGGTGCATACCCTCAATGGCTCCGGACTGGCTGTCGGACGCGCCCTGGTGGCCATCATGGAAAACTGTCAGCAAAAGGACGGAAGTATTGTGATCCCTGAGGTCCTGAGGCCTTACACAGGAGGCATGGACATCATCAGAAAGCCATAA